One Maribacter dokdonensis DSW-8 genomic region harbors:
- the zwf gene encoding glucose-6-phosphate dehydrogenase, with protein MKKTENHMLVIFGASGDLTARKLIPAIFNLYKGNDLPENFVVLGVSRSDLGDLKFRNKVVLESPYLEDERKEFDEDYIQKFAEKLFYEDLGSDYDTSYERLEKRISDLDQKYGTNGNHIFYLSTPPSLYEPIAKNLSDQGLNDDSNGWRRLIVEKPFGYSLQSAKELNDGLHTYFKENQIFRIDHYLGKETVQNLLVTRFANSIFEPLWNRNYIHHVEITNAESVGVEKRGGYYDKSGALRDMFQSHLLQIVALIVMEPPLSADAEEIRNEKLKALKSLKIMNDEKTLFDNTIRAQYVASKIDGQEVKGYREEEGVDENSTTETFAAIKFFVDNWRWADVPFYVRTAKRMPTKVTEVVIHFKTPHHQIFKESGISNKDNKLIIRIQPDEGILIKFGVKVPGQGFEVERANMDFYYSSLTETHVMEAYERLLLDAMQGDATLYARADEVEAAWAFVDPILEYWKNGKDVKMYGYAAGVWGPENANDLIEGVGEWRNPSENLADESGYCVIC; from the coding sequence ATGAAAAAGACAGAAAATCATATGCTCGTAATATTTGGGGCATCTGGAGATTTAACGGCAAGAAAACTGATACCTGCCATATTCAATTTATATAAAGGAAATGATCTTCCTGAAAATTTTGTGGTACTTGGCGTTAGTAGGAGTGATTTGGGCGATTTAAAGTTTAGGAATAAGGTAGTTTTAGAAAGTCCCTATCTAGAAGATGAACGAAAGGAGTTTGATGAGGATTATATTCAAAAATTTGCCGAAAAATTGTTTTATGAAGATTTAGGTTCTGATTACGACACATCATATGAACGATTGGAAAAACGAATTTCAGATTTAGATCAGAAATACGGTACGAACGGAAATCATATATTTTATCTTTCAACACCACCAAGTTTATATGAGCCAATAGCTAAAAACTTGTCCGATCAAGGATTGAATGATGATTCTAATGGTTGGCGTAGACTAATTGTAGAAAAACCATTTGGTTATAGCTTACAATCTGCTAAAGAATTAAATGACGGACTACATACTTATTTTAAGGAAAATCAGATTTTTAGAATTGATCATTATTTAGGTAAAGAAACGGTACAGAATCTACTGGTAACCCGTTTTGCCAATAGTATTTTTGAGCCTCTTTGGAACAGAAACTATATACACCATGTGGAGATTACAAATGCTGAAAGCGTGGGTGTTGAAAAAAGAGGTGGCTATTATGATAAATCTGGGGCATTACGAGATATGTTTCAAAGTCATTTATTGCAAATTGTTGCTTTGATCGTCATGGAGCCGCCATTAAGTGCCGATGCCGAAGAAATTAGAAATGAGAAGTTAAAAGCGTTAAAGTCGTTAAAAATAATGAACGATGAGAAAACGCTTTTTGATAATACCATAAGAGCACAATATGTTGCTTCTAAAATAGATGGTCAAGAAGTAAAGGGATATCGCGAAGAAGAGGGTGTAGATGAAAATTCCACGACAGAAACTTTTGCTGCAATTAAATTTTTTGTAGACAATTGGCGTTGGGCAGATGTACCTTTTTATGTAAGGACAGCCAAACGTATGCCTACCAAAGTGACCGAGGTTGTTATACATTTTAAAACACCGCATCATCAAATATTCAAAGAGTCGGGTATTAGCAATAAAGACAATAAATTAATTATTAGAATACAGCCCGATGAAGGCATTCTAATTAAATTTGGAGTAAAGGTTCCAGGTCAAGGTTTTGAAGTAGAGCGTGCCAATATGGATTTCTACTATTCTAGTTTAACCGAAACTCATGTGATGGAAGCTTATGAAAGATTACTATTAGATGCAATGCAGGGTGATGCAACCCTATATGCAAGGGCAGATGAAGTTGAAGCTGCTTGGGCATTTGTAGATCCAATTTTAGAGTATTGGAAAAATGGCAAGGATGTAAAAATGTACGGTTATGCAGCTGGTGTTTGGGGACCTGAAAACGCAAATGATCTTATAGAAGGTGTAGGAGAATGGCGTAATCCAAGTGAGAATCTGGCAGATGAATCTGGCTATTGTGTTATTTGTTAG
- the gndA gene encoding NADP-dependent phosphogluconate dehydrogenase has protein sequence MYDFGLVGLGVMGQNFILNVADNGFSAFGYDLDDEKVEALKTLGGDVEKVNASSNIKTFVKNLKQPRKIMLLVPAGKIVDGVIESLLPHIDKGDIIIDGGNSFFTDTDRREAQLQERAINFFGAGVSGGAKGARKGPSIMPGGSKSAYEHIKPIFEAVSAKYNGEPCVAYLGPKSAGNYVKMVHNGIEYGLMQLTSEIYDVLKKGGDYNNDELHSTFAKWNSGRLQSFLVEITSEIFEQEDDLTKGRLVDQILDKAKQKGTGKWTSQNAMDLGIPVPSIDVAVSMRELSALKDERVKADALYDRPTVAHMDKEKLEALTEKALYFSFIITYSQGLHQLADASKEYGYNLDIAVIAKIWRAGCIIRAGLLADITEAFIAEPTLPNLLLSPNFVSKIKETVDAARELVAFGAQNGIPLPGLSNSLTYFDAYTSSKLPLNLIQAQRDYFGSHTYERLDREGIFHTEWED, from the coding sequence ATGTACGATTTTGGTTTAGTAGGTCTTGGGGTAATGGGACAAAATTTTATCCTTAACGTAGCAGATAATGGCTTTTCTGCTTTTGGATATGATTTAGATGATGAAAAAGTAGAGGCCTTAAAGACTTTAGGTGGAGATGTAGAAAAAGTCAATGCCTCTAGCAACATAAAAACCTTTGTAAAGAACTTAAAGCAACCTCGTAAAATAATGCTTTTGGTTCCTGCAGGTAAAATTGTTGACGGCGTTATAGAATCTCTTTTACCACATATAGATAAAGGCGATATTATTATTGATGGCGGTAACTCTTTTTTTACCGATACGGACAGAAGAGAAGCGCAATTGCAAGAAAGGGCTATCAACTTCTTTGGTGCAGGGGTTTCCGGTGGTGCAAAAGGTGCTAGAAAAGGACCTAGCATTATGCCCGGAGGTTCTAAATCTGCGTACGAGCATATTAAACCTATTTTTGAAGCGGTTTCCGCTAAATATAATGGTGAGCCATGTGTTGCCTATTTAGGTCCAAAATCTGCCGGGAATTATGTGAAAATGGTTCACAATGGTATTGAATACGGCTTAATGCAGTTGACTTCAGAAATATACGATGTACTTAAAAAAGGAGGCGATTACAATAATGATGAATTACATAGCACTTTTGCCAAATGGAATTCTGGTAGGTTACAATCTTTCTTAGTTGAAATTACATCTGAAATTTTTGAACAAGAAGATGATTTGACCAAAGGACGTTTAGTAGATCAAATTTTAGATAAGGCAAAGCAAAAAGGTACCGGTAAATGGACGAGCCAAAATGCAATGGACCTGGGTATACCTGTTCCATCTATTGATGTTGCGGTAAGCATGAGAGAACTTTCCGCATTAAAAGACGAGAGAGTAAAAGCAGATGCACTTTATGATAGACCAACCGTTGCTCATATGGATAAAGAGAAATTAGAAGCGCTTACCGAAAAGGCTTTGTACTTCTCTTTTATTATTACCTATTCTCAAGGATTGCACCAATTGGCAGATGCATCAAAAGAATATGGTTATAATCTAGACATTGCCGTAATTGCAAAAATTTGGAGGGCAGGTTGTATTATTCGTGCAGGTTTATTAGCTGATATTACCGAAGCTTTTATAGCTGAGCCAACATTACCGAATCTTTTACTTTCTCCTAATTTTGTAAGCAAAATAAAAGAAACGGTAGATGCGGCTAGAGAATTAGTGGCATTTGGAGCACAAAACGGAATTCCTTTACCAGGGCTTTCAAATTCACTTACTTATTTTGACGCCTATACTTCAAGTAAATTACCTTTAAATTTAATACAAGCGCAACGAGATTATTTTGGTTCTCATACGTATGAGCGTTTAGATCGTGAAGGTATTTTTCATACAGAATGGGAAGATTAA
- a CDS encoding DUF3124 domain-containing protein, with protein MKNIKFIGGICLSLVFALNVMSCKQKSTENVPVEILDNHTLSRKANTISNDSQKRQVYVPIYSDIYNQTRDTRTLLTATLSIRNTSLKDSLFVSKIDYYNTEGDLVRSYIDSPIYLTPMESIDYVIEQQDTSGGSGANFMIDWYSKRKLNPLFQAVMVGGLGAQAFSFTTEGIEIFE; from the coding sequence TTGAAAAATATAAAGTTTATAGGTGGTATTTGTCTTTCGTTGGTTTTTGCTTTGAACGTAATGTCATGCAAACAAAAATCTACGGAAAATGTTCCCGTTGAAATTTTGGACAACCACACCCTGAGCAGAAAGGCAAATACCATCTCAAACGATTCTCAAAAAAGACAAGTTTACGTACCTATTTATTCTGATATCTATAATCAAACAAGAGATACCAGAACTTTATTGACCGCTACTTTGAGCATTAGAAATACCAGTTTAAAAGATAGTTTGTTCGTAAGTAAGATCGACTATTACAATACAGAAGGTGATCTAGTAAGAAGTTATATAGACTCCCCTATTTACCTTACTCCAATGGAATCTATTGATTATGTCATTGAGCAACAAGATACATCTGGTGGTAGTGGCGCAAATTTTATGATTGATTGGTATTCTAAAAGAAAATTAAATCCATTATTTCAAGCTGTTATGGTGGGTGGTTTAGGTGCACAGGCATTTTCATTCACTACTGAAGGTATTGAAATTTTTGAATAA
- a CDS encoding GIY-YIG nuclease family protein: MYTVYVIELSKKVYSENKKFREANPQFNGVLECLYVGMTSKTPKERFEQHKSGSLSKKGHNISSKIVEKYGLYLRGSLFNHIDPVQTRAEALKLEKALALELRRMKYAVWFN, translated from the coding sequence ATGTATACTGTTTATGTCATAGAATTATCTAAAAAAGTATACTCCGAGAACAAAAAATTTAGGGAAGCCAATCCACAATTTAACGGAGTTCTAGAGTGCCTTTACGTTGGCATGACCAGCAAAACTCCAAAAGAACGTTTTGAACAGCATAAAAGTGGTAGTTTAAGCAAAAAAGGACACAATATTTCTTCAAAAATTGTAGAAAAATATGGCCTTTACTTACGTGGTAGTTTATTTAACCACATTGACCCTGTACAAACAAGAGCCGAAGCTTTAAAACTTGAAAAAGCGCTAGCACTGGAATTAAGAAGAATGAAGTATGCTGTTTGGTTTAATTAG
- a CDS encoding Pycsar system effector family protein, giving the protein MTNNLVNTTEKFVKNLLAEQMNKNFLFHTQGYAMKSINKAKKILETTDVTNVEVNSILIATWFMHSGFAVNYENHLNESLNLATDFLKNNGIDNENINKVLELITSAWSKDEPKSESEKIMKDVRTWFYASSDFEELLQLLRLELENFDKSVPDIDTWRLDYVEELRVRHRFYSDYAKENWQEQKEDNILSLISRLQKAEKTEKKEILKARLKDESPQRAIQSLYRIELRNHIKLSDIADTKANILLSVNAIIISLLLANLLPKLDSPSNSYLIYPTVIFVLFSIASMIMSVLATRPKVDNAEVVENDINKKDTNYLFFGNFHTMEIKDFKAKLRDIIKSKESIYDSLSMDLYYLGKVLQEKYRLLRWTYTVFLVGIILSVIAFGFALKYYGMEDELLDAVTPLPKE; this is encoded by the coding sequence ATGACCAACAATCTAGTAAATACAACTGAAAAATTCGTTAAGAATTTATTGGCGGAACAAATGAACAAGAATTTTCTTTTTCATACCCAGGGTTATGCCATGAAGTCTATAAACAAGGCAAAGAAAATATTGGAAACAACTGATGTTACCAATGTTGAGGTCAATTCTATTTTAATTGCAACATGGTTTATGCATTCTGGTTTTGCGGTGAACTATGAAAATCATTTAAACGAGAGCTTAAACTTAGCCACGGATTTTTTAAAAAATAATGGTATTGATAATGAAAATATCAACAAGGTATTGGAGTTGATTACGAGTGCTTGGAGCAAAGATGAACCTAAAAGCGAATCAGAAAAAATTATGAAGGATGTGCGAACCTGGTTTTATGCATCTAGTGATTTTGAGGAATTGTTACAGCTATTAAGACTTGAGCTTGAGAATTTTGATAAATCCGTTCCTGATATAGATACTTGGCGATTAGATTATGTTGAAGAACTTAGGGTTAGGCATAGGTTTTATTCTGATTATGCCAAGGAAAATTGGCAAGAGCAGAAAGAGGATAATATACTTTCTTTGATCTCAAGATTACAAAAGGCGGAAAAAACAGAAAAGAAAGAAATTTTAAAGGCTAGATTAAAAGATGAGAGCCCGCAGAGGGCTATACAATCATTGTATCGCATAGAACTTAGAAATCATATAAAACTGAGTGATATAGCAGATACTAAAGCCAATATTCTTTTATCGGTAAATGCCATTATAATTTCGCTCTTATTGGCTAACCTTTTACCTAAGTTAGACTCGCCTTCAAATTCATACTTAATTTATCCCACGGTAATATTTGTACTATTTAGTATAGCTTCTATGATAATGTCGGTTTTGGCTACAAGACCAAAAGTGGATAATGCCGAGGTGGTTGAAAATGATATTAATAAAAAGGATACGAATTATCTGTTTTTTGGAAATTTCCACACTATGGAAATTAAGGACTTTAAAGCAAAATTAAGGGATATCATAAAAAGCAAAGAATCTATTTATGATTCATTGAGTATGGATCTGTATTACTTGGGCAAGGTGCTACAAGAAAAATATAGGTTGTTAAGGTGGACCTATACGGTGTTTCTTGTGGGTATAATACTTTCTGTAATTGCCTTTGGTTTCGCATTAAAATATTATGGAATGGAAGACGAACTATTAGATGCCGTAACGCCTTTGCCAAAAGAATAA
- a CDS encoding long-chain fatty acid--CoA ligase, with amino-acid sequence MNGLIMDYPLTTTTILNYANSAFPDKKLISYLPDGSRHEYSYAQLYKRCCQLANGLRNKLGIEKGDMVGTFAWNHYQHVELYYGIPGIGAVCHTINIRLSAQQIEFIINHSEDKVIFVDATLVPLLEKIAPKLETVEKYVIINATKNFSTSLGNIVHYEDLIGEQLDTIDWPEINENDASGMCYTSGTTGMPKGVLYSHRSTYLHAMTILSPNAGNYNFSDKILLIVPQFHVMAWGFPYMCLLTGSDMVMPSLHLQPKAIINILESEQINKANGVPSIWRGVYEEMKKNPPKTKLALEEYLVGGSALSASLIENFEKDFGIKGVQAWGMTETSPLGTASRLQKKHEKLNRKEQLKIRAKQGFEFPGIEMRIIDENGNIAPRDGETMGELQVKGAWVIKSYFKTNSRDNFTDDGWFKTGDVSTIDADGYMQITDRTKDLIKSGGEWISSVALESALMSHSKISEAAVIAIPDEKWSERPLATLVLTNESSTVSSEELKEYLSKDFAKYQIPDQYITIKQIPKTSVGKFDKKEIRRLYAEGKL; translated from the coding sequence ATGAATGGACTAATAATGGATTATCCCCTAACTACAACCACCATATTAAATTATGCAAATAGTGCTTTTCCTGATAAAAAATTAATATCATACTTACCCGATGGTTCTAGACATGAGTATTCTTACGCACAGCTTTACAAACGCTGTTGTCAATTAGCCAATGGGCTAAGAAATAAATTAGGAATTGAGAAAGGTGACATGGTCGGTACTTTCGCTTGGAACCATTATCAGCATGTTGAACTATATTATGGAATTCCAGGTATTGGCGCTGTTTGTCACACTATAAATATTAGACTATCAGCTCAGCAAATAGAATTTATTATCAACCATTCTGAAGATAAAGTCATTTTTGTGGACGCTACTTTAGTTCCTCTTTTAGAAAAAATTGCACCTAAACTAGAAACCGTTGAAAAATATGTAATAATAAACGCCACAAAAAACTTTAGCACCAGCCTTGGCAACATTGTACATTATGAAGATTTAATTGGCGAACAGTTAGACACCATAGATTGGCCCGAAATAAATGAAAACGATGCAAGTGGCATGTGTTACACAAGTGGAACCACAGGCATGCCTAAAGGTGTACTATACTCCCACAGGTCTACATATTTGCATGCTATGACAATTCTTTCACCCAATGCCGGCAATTATAATTTTAGTGATAAAATTTTATTAATTGTACCACAATTTCATGTCATGGCTTGGGGATTTCCATACATGTGCCTACTGACCGGTTCTGATATGGTGATGCCATCTCTTCATTTACAACCTAAAGCAATCATTAATATTCTTGAAAGTGAACAGATTAACAAAGCAAATGGCGTACCGTCTATTTGGAGAGGGGTGTACGAAGAAATGAAAAAAAATCCGCCCAAAACAAAATTAGCCTTAGAAGAATATTTGGTAGGTGGCTCTGCCCTCTCTGCAAGTCTAATAGAGAATTTTGAAAAAGATTTTGGGATAAAAGGTGTTCAAGCATGGGGAATGACGGAGACATCTCCTTTAGGTACCGCTAGTAGACTACAGAAAAAGCATGAAAAATTGAACAGAAAAGAACAATTGAAAATTCGTGCAAAACAAGGATTTGAATTTCCTGGAATAGAAATGAGAATTATAGATGAAAATGGAAATATAGCACCTAGAGATGGTGAAACCATGGGCGAATTACAAGTTAAGGGAGCCTGGGTCATTAAGTCTTATTTTAAGACTAATAGCCGAGATAACTTTACTGACGATGGATGGTTCAAAACTGGAGATGTGAGCACCATTGATGCTGATGGATATATGCAAATTACCGATCGCACCAAAGATTTAATAAAAAGTGGAGGTGAATGGATTTCAAGTGTAGCTCTAGAATCTGCCCTAATGTCTCATTCCAAAATCAGTGAAGCCGCCGTAATTGCCATTCCCGACGAAAAATGGTCTGAAAGACCCTTGGCAACTTTAGTTTTAACCAATGAAAGTAGTACTGTTTCTAGCGAAGAATTGAAAGAATATTTATCTAAAGACTTTGCAAAGTATCAAATACCAGATCAATACATTACCATAAAACAGATACCAAAAACAAGTGTAGGGAAATTTGACAAGAAAGAAATAAGAAGGTTGTATGCAGAAGGAAAACTCTAA